From a single Sinomonas atrocyanea genomic region:
- a CDS encoding spermidine synthase — MTPAGAGPGRYLRGIGAHASVEPDPLVPGAYVLSIGGAEQSHVDLARPGHVFYAYLRRIANVVDAMAPAGAPLRALHLGAGALTLARYVAATRPGSVQAAVELERELLDFVLERLPLAPGTDLSIHLGDARWQLPEAAARGPFDVIVLDIFSGPEAPAHLAEPAFYAEAAELLAPGGVLLVNIGDDPPLTLVRSQLGAMRTVFREVAALSEPEMFTARFPGNIVAIGLTGAWPESWSAGLPAAGPQPTRLVRGVDLDPLAG; from the coding sequence GTGACGCCGGCCGGGGCCGGCCCGGGCCGGTATCTCCGCGGCATCGGCGCGCACGCTTCCGTGGAACCGGACCCGCTCGTCCCCGGTGCGTACGTGCTGTCGATCGGGGGCGCCGAGCAGTCCCACGTGGACCTCGCCCGCCCGGGCCACGTCTTCTACGCCTACCTGCGCCGGATCGCGAACGTCGTCGACGCCATGGCCCCCGCCGGGGCCCCGCTCCGGGCGCTCCACCTCGGTGCCGGCGCGCTCACCCTCGCCAGGTACGTCGCGGCGACCCGGCCGGGGTCGGTCCAGGCGGCGGTCGAGCTCGAGCGCGAGCTGCTCGACTTCGTGCTCGAGCGCCTCCCCCTGGCTCCGGGGACCGATCTGAGCATCCACCTCGGCGATGCCCGGTGGCAGCTTCCGGAGGCCGCCGCGCGGGGGCCGTTCGACGTGATCGTGCTGGACATCTTCTCAGGGCCCGAGGCACCGGCCCACCTCGCGGAGCCTGCCTTCTACGCCGAGGCCGCGGAGCTCCTGGCCCCGGGCGGCGTGCTGCTGGTGAACATCGGCGACGACCCGCCGCTGACGCTCGTTCGGTCCCAGCTGGGCGCCATGCGGACGGTCTTCCGGGAAGTCGCGGCGCTGTCCGAACCGGAGATGTTCACGGCGAGGTTCCCGGGGAACATCGTGGCGATCGGGCTCACGGGCGCATGGCCCGAGTCCTGGAGCGCGGGCCTCCCGGCGGCCGGCCCGCAGCCCACGCGCCTGGTCCGCGGGGTCGATCTCGACCCGCTCGCGGGGTGA
- the rsmD gene encoding 16S rRNA (guanine(966)-N(2))-methyltransferase RsmD, with protein sequence MSRIIAGIIGGTPLASVPGSATRPTTDRVKEALFSRLDALGVLARARVLDLYAGSGALGVEAVSRGASTAELVEADAKAVGVCQRNARLVNDAVGRRAVTVHRGKVGSFLDTTGAGRHWDLVFMDPPYPLGEDQLSRVLEALAPHVAEDALIVVERSARSPEPGWPQGLQHFGERKYGETRLWFAEPADPDAAPAPSGSAETVAP encoded by the coding sequence ATGAGCAGGATCATCGCGGGCATCATCGGCGGCACCCCCCTGGCCTCGGTGCCCGGATCGGCGACGCGGCCCACCACGGACCGCGTCAAGGAGGCCCTCTTCTCGCGCCTCGACGCGCTGGGCGTCCTCGCGCGGGCCCGGGTCCTCGACCTCTATGCGGGCTCCGGCGCCCTCGGAGTGGAGGCCGTGAGCCGAGGGGCCTCCACCGCTGAGCTCGTCGAAGCGGACGCGAAGGCGGTGGGCGTGTGCCAGCGCAACGCCCGGCTCGTCAACGACGCCGTGGGCCGCCGTGCCGTCACCGTGCACCGGGGCAAGGTGGGATCGTTCCTGGACACGACCGGGGCCGGCCGGCACTGGGACCTCGTGTTCATGGATCCCCCGTATCCGCTCGGGGAGGACCAGCTCTCCCGTGTCCTCGAGGCGCTCGCGCCCCACGTGGCCGAGGACGCCCTCATCGTCGTCGAACGCTCGGCCCGCTCGCCCGAGCCGGGCTGGCCCCAGGGCCTGCAGCACTTCGGCGAGCGCAAGTACGGGGAGACGCGCCTCTGGTTCGCGGAGCCCGCGGATCCGGACGCCGCGCCCGCGCCGTCCGGCTCCGCGGAGACCGTGGCGCCATGA
- a CDS encoding ATP-dependent DNA helicase RecG, giving the protein MATERDRDLTRLVGGASAKKLKDHLGLVTAGDLLDYFPRRYAERGELTSIAGLPLDSDVTLLARVVKATSRKMATRKGTITDVVVTDGAEGALDTISLTFFNSFAASRQLRPGTVAMFSGRVGSYRGRLQLTNPDYVLLDAEAEDGASAEELAGKPIPVYPATAKLPSWRIAQAVATVLGQVDLEGLEDPIPQRLRAEYRLPGIADAYRMIHVPATAEEWAAARRRFQYEEALVLQTALARRKAQHAQLPSRPSPARRGGLLDAFDAGLPFTLTEGQREVGEVLAHELAAGHPMNRLLQGEVGSGKTVVALRAMLQVVDDGGQAALLAPTEVLAAQHYESIRRTLGPLARDGILGAADGVEVVLLTGSQSGAERKRSLLAAASGEAGIVVGTHALLSEQVQFADLGLVVVDEQHRFGVEQRDALRAKSLATPHLLVMTATPIPRTVAMTVFGDLETSMLRELPAGRAPIATHVVGLAENPSWERRIWARAREEIDAGRQVYIVCPTIGESGDDEGDLEALDEASWGGTALGPSDEPSPAASVAATLEQLAGESALAGTRIAALHGRLDGAQKASAMEGFAAGTTDLLVATTVIEVGVDVPNATLMVILDADRFGIAQLHQLRGRVGRGGHAGTCLLVTSLEPGHPSRERLDAVAASTDGFVLAQKDLEHRREGDILGASQSGRRSTLRLLRVLRDADVIERARADALGIVAEDPGLEAHPALKTAIDAYLEPEKEVFLERG; this is encoded by the coding sequence GTGGCCACTGAACGCGATCGGGACCTCACCCGGCTCGTGGGAGGCGCCTCCGCGAAGAAGCTCAAGGACCACCTCGGCCTGGTGACCGCGGGCGACCTGCTTGACTACTTCCCACGGCGGTACGCCGAACGCGGGGAGCTGACCAGCATCGCCGGGCTGCCGCTCGACTCGGACGTGACCCTGCTGGCGCGCGTGGTGAAGGCCACGAGCAGGAAGATGGCCACGCGCAAGGGCACCATCACCGACGTCGTGGTGACCGACGGCGCCGAGGGCGCCCTCGACACGATCAGCCTGACCTTCTTCAACAGCTTCGCGGCCTCGCGGCAGCTGCGTCCGGGGACGGTGGCGATGTTCTCCGGCCGCGTGGGCTCCTACCGGGGACGCCTCCAGCTGACCAACCCCGACTACGTCCTCCTCGACGCCGAGGCCGAGGACGGCGCGAGCGCCGAGGAACTGGCCGGCAAGCCCATCCCGGTGTACCCCGCCACGGCGAAGCTGCCGAGCTGGCGCATCGCCCAGGCTGTCGCGACGGTGCTCGGGCAGGTCGACCTCGAGGGCCTCGAGGACCCGATCCCGCAGCGGCTGCGCGCCGAGTACCGCCTGCCCGGCATCGCAGACGCCTACCGCATGATCCACGTCCCGGCCACGGCCGAGGAGTGGGCCGCCGCCCGGCGGCGGTTCCAGTACGAGGAGGCCCTCGTCCTGCAGACCGCCCTCGCGCGGCGCAAGGCCCAGCACGCCCAGCTCCCGTCCCGGCCGAGCCCCGCGCGGCGGGGCGGCCTGCTCGACGCGTTCGACGCTGGGCTGCCGTTCACCCTCACCGAGGGCCAGCGGGAGGTCGGCGAGGTGCTCGCGCACGAGCTCGCCGCCGGGCACCCGATGAACCGGCTCCTGCAGGGCGAGGTCGGTTCGGGCAAGACCGTCGTGGCCCTCCGCGCCATGCTGCAGGTGGTCGACGACGGCGGCCAGGCCGCGCTCCTGGCCCCGACCGAGGTCCTCGCCGCCCAGCACTACGAGTCGATCCGGCGCACGCTCGGCCCGCTCGCCCGGGACGGCATCCTGGGAGCGGCCGACGGCGTCGAGGTGGTCCTGCTCACCGGCAGCCAGAGCGGGGCCGAGCGCAAGAGGTCCCTCCTCGCGGCGGCGAGCGGGGAGGCGGGGATCGTGGTGGGAACCCACGCCCTGCTCTCGGAGCAGGTGCAGTTCGCCGACCTCGGCCTCGTCGTGGTGGACGAGCAGCACCGCTTCGGCGTCGAGCAGCGCGACGCCCTGCGCGCCAAGAGCCTCGCCACCCCGCACCTGCTCGTCATGACCGCGACGCCCATCCCGCGGACCGTGGCCATGACCGTGTTCGGAGACCTCGAGACCTCGATGCTGCGCGAACTGCCCGCAGGCCGCGCCCCGATCGCGACCCACGTGGTGGGCCTGGCCGAGAACCCCTCGTGGGAGCGGCGCATCTGGGCCCGCGCCCGCGAGGAGATCGACGCCGGACGCCAGGTCTACATCGTCTGCCCGACCATCGGAGAGTCGGGCGACGACGAGGGCGACCTCGAGGCGCTCGACGAGGCGAGCTGGGGCGGGACCGCGCTCGGTCCGTCCGACGAGCCCAGCCCCGCCGCCTCGGTCGCGGCCACCCTGGAGCAGCTGGCCGGCGAGAGCGCCCTCGCGGGCACCCGGATCGCGGCCCTCCATGGCCGGCTCGACGGCGCCCAGAAGGCCTCGGCGATGGAGGGCTTCGCCGCGGGGACCACGGACCTGCTCGTCGCGACCACCGTCATCGAGGTCGGAGTCGACGTCCCGAACGCGACCCTCATGGTGATCCTCGACGCGGACCGCTTCGGCATCGCCCAGCTGCACCAGCTGCGGGGGCGCGTGGGCCGCGGCGGCCACGCGGGCACGTGCCTGCTCGTCACCTCGCTCGAACCCGGGCACCCGAGCAGGGAACGCCTCGACGCCGTGGCCGCGAGCACCGACGGGTTCGTCCTGGCCCAGAAGGACCTCGAGCACCGGCGGGAGGGCGACATCCTCGGCGCGTCCCAGTCCGGGAGGCGCTCGACCCTGCGGCTCCTGCGCGTCCTGCGGGACGCCGACGTCATCGAGCGCGCCCGCGCCGACGCCCTCGGCATCGTGGCCGAGGACCCGGGCCTCGAAGCGCACCCCGCGCTGAAGACGGCGATCGACGCATACCTGGAACCGGAGAAGGAGGTGTTCCTCGAGCGTGGCTGA